In the genome of Pseudomonas sp. P5_109, one region contains:
- a CDS encoding cupin domain-containing protein, which translates to MKIIRSKSFTGERAWAALDIANMNGITTRLHWTDQPYKWHTNDGEEVFVVLDGQVQMRYRELGVERDVLLEVGDIFYASVGTEHVAHPVGPARILVVESEGSV; encoded by the coding sequence ATGAAGATCATCCGCAGTAAGTCGTTCACGGGCGAGCGTGCCTGGGCCGCGCTGGACATCGCCAACATGAACGGCATCACCACGCGGCTGCACTGGACCGATCAACCCTACAAATGGCACACAAACGATGGCGAAGAAGTGTTTGTCGTACTGGATGGCCAGGTGCAGATGCGTTATCGCGAATTGGGGGTGGAGCGGGATGTCTTGCTGGAGGTCGGCGACATTTTTTATGCCTCGGTGGGCACCGAGCATGTGGCGCATCCTGTAGGGCCGGCGCGGATATTGGTGGTCGAATCGGAAGGCAGTGTCTGA